A genomic stretch from Aerococcaceae bacterium zg-1292 includes:
- a CDS encoding energy-coupling factor ABC transporter ATP-binding protein — MIVSESIFEIKDLSFKYFDSEHLALSDVSFSINKGEWIAIIGPNGSGKSTLAKILNGLLVPDAGVVYVNGVLLDEQTVWDVRRTVGMVFQNPDNQFVGATVEDDVAFGLENHGVPRAQMIQRIEEALMEVRMESYRKSEPARLSGGQKQRVAIASVLALRPDVIILDEATAMLDPLGRREVIEAIKKVKEHHHLTVISITHDIDEASYADRILVMNQGHLVEQNTPDKIFERGDELIQIGLDVPFAQKLKDGLAARGIEVPDDYLSEEALLEWLTTSYLTK; from the coding sequence ATGATTGTGTCAGAGTCAATTTTTGAAATCAAAGATTTGTCATTTAAATATTTTGATTCGGAACACCTAGCCTTGTCGGATGTTTCATTTTCAATTAATAAAGGAGAATGGATTGCGATTATTGGGCCAAATGGTTCGGGCAAATCAACATTAGCCAAAATATTAAATGGATTGTTAGTGCCAGATGCTGGTGTTGTATATGTGAACGGTGTGTTGCTGGATGAACAAACCGTATGGGATGTGCGCCGAACGGTTGGGATGGTTTTCCAAAATCCTGATAATCAATTTGTTGGGGCAACGGTAGAAGATGACGTGGCTTTTGGGCTAGAAAACCATGGTGTGCCACGTGCGCAGATGATTCAACGTATCGAAGAAGCCTTAATGGAAGTGCGTATGGAGTCCTACCGTAAAAGTGAACCAGCCCGTTTATCGGGTGGTCAAAAACAACGGGTTGCGATTGCCAGTGTGTTAGCATTACGTCCGGATGTGATTATTCTAGATGAAGCAACGGCGATGTTAGATCCATTGGGGCGCCGTGAAGTGATTGAAGCCATAAAAAAAGTCAAAGAACATCATCATTTGACCGTGATTTCTATTACACATGATATTGATGAAGCTAGTTATGCTGACCGCATTTTAGTGATGAATCAAGGGCATTTAGTGGAGCAGAATACACCGGATAAGATTTTTGAGCGCGGTGATGAATTGATTCAGATTGGTTTGGATGTTCCATTTGCGCAAAAATTAAAAGATGGTTTGGCTGCTAGAGGGATTGAAGTGCCCGATGACTATTTATCAGAGGAGGCGTTACTTGAATGGTTAACAACATCGTATTTGACCAAGTAA
- a CDS encoding energy-coupling factor ABC transporter ATP-binding protein, translated as MVNNIVFDQVSYTYNANSPFEYRALYDINLEIPAGKITAIVGHTGSGKSTLLQHLNVLVRPTTGSVTIAGEKVTATSKHESLKPLRKKVGVVFQFPEAQLFEETVLKDVMFGPLNFGATEDEAARIAREKLALVGISEALFNRSPFDLSGGQMRRVAIAGVLALEPEILVLDEPTAGLDPMGHFNMLEMFVNLQKTQKLTMVMVTHHMEDVVAYAEHVIVMNQGTKLTEGSPEALFKDDTWLNDYQLGLPNTLQFMKRLEQQLGLMHTYYPLSVEALIDAIIALKDEGAADVR; from the coding sequence ATGGTTAACAACATCGTATTTGACCAAGTAAGCTATACGTATAATGCCAATTCACCCTTTGAGTACCGTGCATTATATGATATTAATCTTGAAATACCGGCTGGTAAAATTACGGCAATTGTTGGCCATACTGGTTCTGGTAAATCAACGTTACTGCAGCATTTAAATGTATTAGTAAGACCGACAACCGGTTCAGTGACGATAGCGGGCGAGAAGGTGACTGCTACATCGAAGCATGAATCGCTAAAACCATTACGTAAAAAAGTGGGTGTCGTTTTTCAATTTCCGGAAGCACAACTCTTTGAGGAAACGGTACTTAAGGATGTTATGTTTGGACCGTTGAATTTTGGAGCAACTGAAGACGAAGCTGCACGTATTGCGCGTGAAAAGCTGGCATTAGTTGGGATTTCTGAAGCTTTGTTTAATCGTTCGCCCTTTGATTTGAGTGGCGGTCAAATGCGGCGTGTAGCGATTGCAGGAGTATTGGCATTGGAACCAGAAATTTTAGTATTGGATGAGCCGACAGCCGGTTTAGACCCGATGGGGCACTTTAATATGTTGGAAATGTTTGTCAATTTACAAAAGACGCAAAAATTAACGATGGTAATGGTCACTCATCATATGGAAGATGTGGTGGCATATGCAGAGCATGTCATTGTGATGAATCAGGGGACCAAACTAACCGAAGGGTCGCCAGAAGCATTGTTCAAAGATGACACATGGTTGAATGATTATCAATTGGGCTTGCCGAATACCTTGCAGTTTATGAAACGGTTGGAGCAGCAATTAGGGCTTATGCATACCTATTATCCATTATCCGTTGAAGCATTAATTGATGCGATTATTGCATTGAAAGATGAGGGGGCAGCCGATGTTAGATAA
- a CDS encoding energy-coupling factor transporter transmembrane protein EcfT, whose amino-acid sequence MLDKILLGRYIQSDSFIHRLDPRTKLIGSFYFIGIIFLANNLWGYGLLMLFTFLAIALTGIKLSYFINGVKPMIWLILFTVVFQIFFTTGGDVYFQWGPILITSLGVLNAVYIFLRLVLIIMMSTILTLTTAPLELADGIEHLLRPLEKVGFPSHEIALMLSIALRYVPTLIDEAQKIMNAQRSRGVEFDQGSFIQRMKAVVPVLVPLFVSAFNRAEEMATAMEARGYRGGEGRTKFRQLQFTRRDLWVVVAFLLVTIVLIALRIYV is encoded by the coding sequence ATGTTAGATAAAATATTACTAGGGCGTTATATCCAGTCCGATTCCTTTATCCATCGTTTGGATCCACGAACCAAATTAATAGGTAGTTTTTACTTTATTGGAATTATCTTTTTAGCCAATAATTTATGGGGTTATGGGCTATTAATGCTTTTTACCTTTTTGGCGATTGCGCTGACAGGCATCAAATTATCTTACTTTATTAATGGTGTGAAACCGATGATTTGGCTCATCTTATTCACCGTCGTCTTTCAAATCTTTTTCACGACCGGTGGCGATGTGTATTTTCAATGGGGTCCAATATTAATTACTTCATTGGGAGTACTCAATGCGGTCTATATCTTTTTACGTCTGGTATTAATTATAATGATGTCGACTATTTTAACTTTAACGACGGCGCCATTAGAATTAGCGGATGGGATTGAGCATTTACTTCGACCATTAGAAAAAGTGGGCTTTCCCTCGCACGAAATTGCTTTAATGTTGTCGATTGCTTTACGTTATGTTCCCACATTGATTGATGAGGCACAAAAAATCATGAATGCGCAACGCTCGCGTGGAGTGGAATTTGACCAAGGCAGTTTTATTCAACGGATGAAAGCTGTTGTTCCAGTACTGGTGCCATTGTTTGTAAGTGCGTTTAACCGTGCGGAAGAAATGGCGACGGCTATGGAAGCGCGTGGTTACCGTGGCGGTGAAGGCCGAACGAAGTTTAGACAATTGCAGTTCACACGCCGTGATTTGTGGGTTGTCGTGGCATTTTTATTAGTGACTATCGTGTTGATAGCATTACGTATTTATGTGTAA
- the truA gene encoding tRNA pseudouridine(38-40) synthase TruA: MPRYAIKLQYDGTNYVGYQVQPNGPTIQAALEKALATMAKLKKGEHIPTASSGRTDSGVHALGQVVHFDYPAMIQPEALKRALNSLLDESINVVAASQVADDFHARYHSVAKEYIYRVDIGQFPDPFKRQYTTHHGYRYDLNRMQLAIQAVIGTHDFTSFCSTKTDKEDKVRTIYEAQVFEDTANRELVFRFYGNGFLYNMIRILVGTLLQIGDGLKPVDELARLIKVKNRNQAGPTAPPQGLYMKRVVYKTEIF, from the coding sequence ATGCCGAGATATGCAATAAAATTACAGTATGATGGGACAAACTATGTAGGTTATCAAGTGCAACCGAATGGTCCAACAATTCAAGCCGCTTTAGAAAAAGCACTGGCGACAATGGCCAAGTTAAAAAAAGGGGAACATATACCAACAGCCAGTTCAGGTAGAACTGACTCTGGTGTACATGCGTTAGGACAAGTGGTGCATTTTGATTATCCCGCAATGATTCAACCGGAGGCTTTAAAAAGGGCACTCAATAGCTTGTTGGACGAGTCGATTAATGTTGTCGCAGCTAGTCAAGTAGCGGATGATTTTCATGCACGCTATCATAGTGTGGCTAAAGAATATATTTACCGAGTGGATATTGGTCAGTTTCCCGATCCATTTAAGCGACAGTATACGACGCATCATGGCTACCGTTATGATTTGAACCGGATGCAACTAGCGATTCAAGCAGTGATTGGCACGCATGATTTTACGAGTTTTTGCTCGACAAAGACAGATAAAGAAGATAAAGTACGTACGATTTATGAAGCACAAGTCTTTGAAGATACTGCCAATCGTGAATTGGTATTTCGTTTTTATGGCAATGGTTTCCTATATAATATGATTCGAATTCTTGTCGGCACATTGTTGCAAATTGGCGATGGCTTAAAACCAGTCGATGAATTAGCCCGTCTAATTAAGGTGAAAAATCGTAATCAAGCAGGTCCGACAGCGCCGCCGCAAGGTTTATATATGAAGCGCGTGGTGTATAAGACTGAAATTTTTTAA
- a CDS encoding xanthine phosphoribosyltransferase — protein sequence MSYLKERILKDGKVLPNNVIKVDSFMNHQIDPQIMQEIGIDFYYRFRQAGVTKVLTIEASGIAPAIITAAHFKVPMLFAKKTQPSTLNNQERYETDIHSYTKDVTSRVIISKQYLSADDRVLIIDDFLANGEAALGLIDLVEQAGATVVGVGICIEKSFQVGRQKLEAKGVPVHSICRIASLENQQIEFLESN from the coding sequence ATGAGTTATTTAAAAGAACGCATTTTAAAAGATGGCAAAGTGTTACCAAATAATGTCATCAAAGTGGATTCGTTTATGAATCATCAAATCGATCCGCAAATTATGCAGGAAATTGGAATTGATTTTTATTATCGTTTTCGTCAAGCGGGAGTTACCAAAGTGCTGACAATTGAAGCATCAGGAATTGCTCCGGCAATTATTACTGCGGCGCATTTTAAAGTACCGATGTTATTTGCCAAAAAAACACAGCCATCAACATTAAACAATCAAGAACGTTATGAAACAGATATTCATAGTTATACGAAAGATGTGACGAGTCGTGTCATTATCTCTAAACAATATTTAAGCGCAGATGACCGTGTCTTAATTATTGATGACTTTTTAGCTAATGGCGAAGCGGCATTAGGATTGATTGACTTGGTGGAACAAGCGGGTGCAACGGTTGTAGGTGTCGGTATTTGTATTGAGAAATCATTTCAAGTAGGTCGACAAAAGCTAGAAGCAAAAGGGGTACCGGTACATTCGATTTGCCGTATTGCGTCATTGGAGAATCAACAAATTGAGTTTTTAGAAAGTAATTAA
- a CDS encoding aldo/keto reductase: MTEKVTFHNGIIMPSIGFGTWQLPEKDNVAYDAVSHALKVGYRHIDTAQAYGNEAAVGSAIKDSRLAREEIFVTTKVWNNQRGYDKTKQSIEESLEKLQLDYIDLVLIHWPNPKALRDISPDEWKTANAESWRAMEDLYDAGKIRAIGVSNFMVHHLESLKEQARVQPMVNQILLAPGLLQQEVVDYCKANNIVLEAYSPFGSGKLFNNEVVAAMAERYQRSAAQIALRWSLDHGFVPLPRSSSAENIENNLKVDFELAQEDRKILDTLDGIAEYHNPDERDF; the protein is encoded by the coding sequence ATGACTGAAAAAGTAACATTTCATAATGGAATTATTATGCCAAGCATCGGTTTTGGTACATGGCAATTGCCAGAAAAAGATAATGTGGCTTATGATGCGGTATCCCACGCGCTCAAGGTTGGGTATCGCCATATTGATACGGCACAAGCGTATGGGAATGAAGCGGCGGTAGGGTCTGCCATTAAAGATAGTCGATTAGCAAGAGAAGAAATTTTCGTGACGACAAAAGTGTGGAATAATCAGCGTGGTTATGACAAGACGAAACAATCAATTGAAGAGTCTTTGGAAAAATTACAGTTAGACTATATTGACCTTGTGCTCATTCACTGGCCGAATCCAAAAGCCTTACGTGATATCTCACCTGATGAGTGGAAGACAGCCAATGCAGAGTCATGGCGCGCGATGGAAGACTTGTATGATGCTGGTAAAATTCGTGCTATCGGTGTGTCGAATTTTATGGTGCATCATTTAGAATCGTTGAAAGAACAAGCGCGTGTGCAACCGATGGTTAATCAAATATTATTAGCACCTGGTTTATTGCAACAAGAAGTGGTTGACTATTGTAAAGCGAACAATATTGTTTTGGAGGCCTATAGTCCATTCGGCAGTGGTAAATTATTTAATAATGAAGTGGTTGCAGCGATGGCAGAACGTTATCAACGTTCAGCAGCACAAATTGCCTTGCGTTGGAGTTTAGATCATGGTTTTGTTCCGTTACCACGTTCAAGTTCAGCTGAAAATATTGAAAATAACTTAAAGGTTGATTTTGAATTAGCGCAAGAAGACCGTAAAATCTTGGATACATTAGACGGCATTGCAGAATATCATAATCCGGATGAACGCGATTTTTAA
- the galT gene encoding UDP-glucose--hexose-1-phosphate uridylyltransferase: MINAISVTINNFVNSAIEQRLIHLLDRHYVTNRLMSLVHLDELTTDTSNETHLLTLMDEMTQYAVENKVIEDIGYAKEQFEAAVMDLITPRPSQLNETFWTLYQDDPEKATDYFYHLSQTNDYIKTRNIAKNIQFSAPYKAYGDLDITINLSKPEKDPKEIALAKTAKQSNYPSCLLCMENEGYKGRNNHPARQQHRLVRLDLDGRNYGMQYSPYVYYNEHSIFLSEQHTPMKIDRKAIDNLLAIVERLPHYFAGSNADLPIVGGSILAHDHYQGGRYTFPMERASVYDTVELAQHTNVNAQLVKWPMTVIRLTADNRHDVAEAGEAILNFWRDYSDESVAVLAYTDDTPHNTVTPVARRRGAAFELDIVLRNNRTTHDHPDGLFHPHRDVQHIKKENIGLIEVMGLAILPPRLVGELDAVKQYLLDAAPITSVAPMHQEWAETLKATHPDADKSNIQAIIEQAVTDKFGRVLEDAGVFKQDEQGIAALKRFIDAFNQQHQ; this comes from the coding sequence ATGATAAATGCCATCTCTGTAACCATTAATAACTTTGTCAACAGTGCAATTGAGCAACGCTTAATTCACCTACTTGACCGTCACTACGTCACTAATCGACTCATGTCATTAGTCCATCTTGATGAATTAACGACCGATACGAGTAATGAAACGCATTTACTCACTTTAATGGATGAAATGACGCAATATGCTGTTGAAAATAAAGTAATTGAAGACATCGGCTACGCCAAAGAACAATTCGAAGCTGCCGTTATGGACTTGATTACGCCGCGTCCGTCACAATTAAACGAAACGTTTTGGACACTGTACCAAGATGACCCAGAAAAAGCAACGGACTATTTTTATCATTTATCTCAAACGAATGACTACATTAAAACGCGTAATATCGCTAAAAATATTCAATTTAGCGCTCCATACAAAGCGTACGGTGATTTAGATATTACTATTAACTTATCCAAACCCGAAAAAGACCCTAAAGAAATTGCGCTCGCAAAAACCGCTAAGCAATCTAATTACCCATCGTGTTTACTTTGCATGGAAAACGAAGGCTACAAAGGCCGGAATAATCATCCGGCACGTCAACAACACCGTTTGGTTCGACTCGACTTAGACGGTCGTAACTACGGTATGCAGTATTCACCCTATGTCTATTATAATGAACACAGTATTTTCTTAAGCGAACAGCACACACCGATGAAAATTGACCGCAAAGCGATTGACAATTTACTCGCCATTGTCGAGCGTTTACCGCATTATTTTGCTGGTTCAAATGCTGATTTACCGATTGTGGGTGGCTCTATCCTTGCGCATGACCACTATCAAGGAGGACGCTATACATTTCCAATGGAACGTGCATCAGTCTATGATACCGTTGAACTAGCGCAACACACCAATGTAAATGCCCAACTCGTCAAATGGCCGATGACGGTAATTCGTCTAACTGCCGATAATCGTCATGATGTTGCGGAAGCTGGCGAAGCGATTTTAAATTTCTGGCGTGACTATTCAGACGAAAGTGTAGCAGTCCTTGCTTATACCGACGATACGCCACATAATACCGTCACTCCCGTAGCACGTCGTCGTGGTGCTGCCTTTGAATTGGATATCGTTCTTAGAAATAATCGTACTACGCATGACCATCCAGACGGGCTATTCCATCCACATCGTGATGTACAGCATATTAAAAAAGAAAATATCGGCTTAATCGAAGTGATGGGTCTGGCTATTTTACCACCACGCTTAGTCGGTGAGTTAGACGCTGTTAAACAATATTTATTAGATGCTGCGCCAATTACTTCCGTTGCCCCAATGCATCAAGAATGGGCAGAGACGTTGAAAGCAACGCACCCTGATGCTGACAAGTCGAATATTCAGGCAATTATTGAACAAGCAGTCACCGATAAATTCGGCCGTGTGTTAGAAGATGCAGGAGTCTTCAAACAAGACGAACAAGGGATTGCTGCCCTTAAACGCTTTATCGACGCCTTTAATCAACAACACCAATAA
- a CDS encoding metallophosphoesterase, with protein sequence MLNKYTTAFLLAMLLWQIATPVSAQADTSVWVITDVHYLSPSLHDKGEAYQHIQKTSAGKDFDYGAARMEALISEVQSAKPDSLIVSGDLSLNGEYQSMVDLAKYFDRIEALGTQVYVIPGNHDISSGWARKFAGEDFIRTRQVLPSDFKALFANHGYNEAFDHDDQSLSYAVALNDSTWLLMIDSNVYSQTKGNGAPPTNGIIKKGTLTWIESILKQAKEKQVHILPVVHHNTLTHFSQLEKNYTLDNAVDFRELLFQYNIPITISGHIHTQHVAQIEERGHTLTDIVTGAFASYPSYIGKYRINNESIRYTAEPVNVEQWAKRTQQTDKHLTEYSTYMAELFNISSRQMAFREMIEGGWYHDDEPILEDVADYVALVNLAFFAGKPLESFDLSSFNDLNHVRQLIEENSSQFFKRYLQQIEQDQPDFAAPIERMW encoded by the coding sequence ATGTTAAATAAATATACAACCGCATTTCTACTCGCAATGCTCCTCTGGCAAATAGCTACGCCAGTCTCAGCACAAGCAGATACGAGTGTATGGGTCATCACCGATGTCCACTATCTATCACCGTCGTTACACGATAAAGGTGAAGCCTATCAACATATTCAAAAGACAAGCGCTGGAAAAGACTTTGACTATGGTGCAGCACGCATGGAGGCACTCATTAGCGAAGTTCAATCCGCTAAACCGGATAGTTTAATTGTATCCGGCGATTTAAGTTTAAATGGCGAGTATCAAAGCATGGTCGATTTAGCAAAATATTTTGACCGCATCGAAGCACTAGGTACACAAGTCTACGTCATCCCTGGTAATCATGACATTTCCAGTGGTTGGGCACGCAAATTTGCTGGCGAGGATTTTATTCGCACTCGTCAAGTATTGCCAAGCGATTTTAAAGCATTATTTGCTAATCATGGTTATAACGAAGCATTCGACCACGATGACCAGAGTCTCAGCTACGCGGTCGCACTCAATGATTCTACATGGTTACTGATGATTGATAGCAATGTCTATTCACAGACTAAGGGCAATGGCGCGCCGCCGACTAATGGCATTATCAAAAAAGGTACGCTTACATGGATTGAATCCATCTTGAAACAAGCCAAAGAAAAACAGGTGCATATATTACCGGTTGTGCATCATAATACACTGACTCATTTCTCACAATTAGAAAAAAATTATACACTTGACAATGCCGTTGATTTTCGAGAGTTATTATTCCAATACAATATTCCGATAACAATTAGTGGTCATATCCATACTCAGCATGTCGCACAAATTGAAGAACGTGGACATACGCTAACGGATATTGTAACCGGAGCCTTTGCTTCTTATCCATCCTATATCGGCAAATATCGTATCAACAACGAAAGCATCCGCTATACTGCCGAACCTGTCAATGTAGAACAATGGGCGAAACGTACTCAGCAGACCGATAAACATTTGACGGAGTATTCAACTTATATGGCAGAGTTGTTCAACATTAGCAGTCGACAAATGGCCTTTCGTGAGATGATTGAAGGCGGTTGGTATCATGATGACGAACCCATCCTTGAAGACGTTGCTGATTATGTAGCACTCGTCAATTTGGCTTTTTTTGCAGGAAAACCACTTGAGTCCTTTGATTTAAGTAGCTTTAACGATTTAAACCACGTACGTCAACTAATCGAAGAAAATAGTAGTCAATTCTTTAAACGTTACCTTCAACAAATTGAACAAGACCAACCTGATTTTGCAGCACCGATTGAGAGGATGTGGTAA
- a CDS encoding ABC transporter permease, whose protein sequence is MMPATLMSIILVGLWEFMQKQGWLPRFIIPAPSEIVHVFRHEWRVLWDNSVVTLTQAWLGLLIGIALAFVLAFIMDLVSWLNRAIYPLLIISQTIPTVAIAPILVLALGYDMTPKIVLVVLTTLFPIVISLLNGFAHADKQAIQLLELMGASRWAILWHVKLPESMSYFFSGLRVSVSYAFVSSVVAEWLGGFVGLGVYMIQSRKAFSYDKMFAVIVLISLLSLFFMSLVSVVERWLLPWQYQEKKRRRWIG, encoded by the coding sequence ATGATGCCAGCTACCTTAATGAGCATTATATTAGTAGGACTATGGGAGTTTATGCAAAAGCAAGGATGGTTGCCACGTTTTATTATTCCAGCACCATCTGAAATTGTCCACGTCTTTAGACATGAATGGAGAGTTTTGTGGGATAACAGTGTCGTGACGCTGACGCAAGCATGGCTAGGCTTACTCATTGGGATTGCATTAGCCTTTGTCTTAGCGTTTATTATGGATTTAGTGTCATGGCTCAATCGGGCAATCTATCCGTTACTGATTATTTCGCAAACCATTCCAACCGTAGCGATTGCGCCAATATTAGTCTTGGCGTTGGGATACGATATGACACCTAAAATTGTCCTCGTTGTATTGACGACCTTATTTCCCATTGTTATCAGTTTACTCAATGGGTTTGCTCATGCAGATAAACAAGCAATTCAATTATTAGAGCTGATGGGTGCCAGTCGTTGGGCGATTTTATGGCATGTAAAATTACCTGAAAGTATGTCCTATTTTTTTAGCGGATTACGTGTGAGTGTTTCTTATGCCTTTGTCAGCTCCGTTGTAGCGGAATGGTTAGGTGGCTTTGTCGGATTAGGTGTGTATATGATTCAATCACGTAAAGCGTTCTCCTACGATAAAATGTTTGCGGTTATCGTATTAATTTCGCTACTAAGTTTATTTTTTATGAGTTTAGTCAGTGTTGTCGAACGTTGGTTATTACCATGGCAATACCAAGAGAAAAAGCGAAGACGATGGATAGGATAA
- a CDS encoding ABC transporter substrate-binding protein produces the protein MLLSLFTVNVSAATTVDLILDWVPNTNHTGLYVAKAKGYLKEAGVDLAIRRPPEGSTTELVGLGQAQFGISFQDSLAHRFAKGLPVTAVAAILEHNTSGVIANKDTNIKSPKDMAGFKYGTWNDPTELAMLKYIVELDGGDFSKIKLIPNQADNSVIGLANKMFDSAWIYYAWDGIMSEYQKVPTNFFSFKDYAKELDFYSPVIIANNDYLKKQPEQAKAILQAIKKGYQYAAEHPEEAADILIQAAPELKDKRDFVVASQKWIAKQYAEDLSKWGVIDESRWNTFYQWLVDHKLVDKSLLDGKHFDNSFVQ, from the coding sequence ATGTTATTAAGTCTATTTACCGTCAATGTATCGGCAGCAACAACCGTTGATTTAATTTTAGACTGGGTACCTAATACGAATCATACTGGATTATATGTTGCTAAAGCAAAAGGTTATCTTAAAGAAGCAGGCGTTGATTTAGCGATTCGCCGTCCTCCAGAGGGAAGTACGACTGAGTTGGTTGGCTTAGGTCAAGCACAATTTGGTATTAGTTTTCAAGATTCATTGGCGCACCGTTTTGCTAAAGGATTGCCAGTGACAGCTGTTGCGGCGATTTTAGAACACAATACATCCGGTGTGATTGCGAATAAAGACACCAATATTAAGTCTCCGAAGGATATGGCAGGGTTTAAATATGGCACGTGGAATGACCCGACTGAATTGGCGATGTTAAAATATATTGTCGAGTTAGATGGTGGCGATTTTAGTAAAATTAAACTAATTCCCAACCAAGCTGATAATTCTGTGATTGGTTTAGCGAATAAGATGTTTGATTCTGCGTGGATTTATTATGCGTGGGATGGCATTATGTCGGAATACCAAAAAGTACCGACGAATTTCTTCTCTTTTAAAGATTATGCAAAAGAATTAGATTTTTATTCGCCAGTTATTATTGCCAACAATGATTACTTGAAAAAACAACCAGAACAAGCCAAAGCGATTCTGCAAGCGATAAAAAAAGGATACCAGTATGCTGCAGAGCATCCAGAAGAAGCAGCAGATATTCTTATTCAAGCAGCACCTGAGTTAAAAGACAAACGTGACTTTGTGGTTGCATCTCAAAAATGGATTGCTAAACAATATGCAGAAGATTTGTCTAAATGGGGTGTGATTGATGAATCGCGTTGGAATACTTTTTATCAATGGTTAGTCGACCATAAGTTAGTTGATAAATCATTATTGGACGGCAAGCATTTTGACAATTCATTTGTGCAATAA
- a CDS encoding ABC transporter ATP-binding protein has product MLKVEAVSYAYDHHDVLADIHLTVEKGQTVAILGRSGVGKTTLFNLIAGHLPIQTGCISIEGQTAIKGKVSYMLQKDMLLPHKSVVENIMLPLLLQRVSKKEAYRQSIDLLNQFGLEKWTDYYPSALSGGMRQRIAFLRTANFKRDWVLLDEAFSALDAVTRREMHRWFIAYRQVMNWSTLLITHDVEEALLLADKVYVLNGQPGRITTELTVTGERDNFEEVVFQPEFLEQKRVLLQALDTK; this is encoded by the coding sequence ATGTTAAAAGTAGAAGCAGTGAGCTATGCTTATGATCATCATGACGTGTTAGCGGATATTCATTTGACTGTTGAAAAAGGTCAAACGGTGGCGATTTTAGGTCGTAGTGGTGTCGGTAAAACCACTTTGTTCAATCTAATTGCAGGACATTTGCCTATTCAAACTGGCTGTATTTCGATTGAGGGACAAACGGCGATAAAAGGCAAAGTGAGTTATATGCTACAAAAAGATATGTTGTTACCGCATAAATCGGTGGTAGAAAATATTATGCTACCGCTATTACTGCAACGAGTGTCGAAAAAGGAAGCATACAGACAGTCTATTGACTTGTTAAATCAATTCGGTTTAGAAAAATGGACGGACTATTACCCAAGTGCGCTGAGTGGTGGGATGCGTCAGCGAATTGCTTTTTTACGCACCGCCAACTTTAAACGGGATTGGGTGCTGTTGGATGAAGCCTTTAGCGCACTAGATGCAGTGACTCGTCGTGAGATGCATCGGTGGTTTATTGCCTATCGTCAAGTGATGAATTGGTCGACATTGCTTATTACACATGATGTTGAAGAAGCACTATTATTAGCAGATAAGGTTTACGTATTAAATGGACAGCCTGGTCGAATTACGACCGAACTCACTGTCACAGGTGAGCGTGATAATTTTGAAGAAGTTGTTTTTCAGCCCGAATTTTTAGAACAAAAACGCGTCCTTCTTCAAGCGCTTGACACTAAGTAG